A section of the Polyodon spathula isolate WHYD16114869_AA chromosome 29, ASM1765450v1, whole genome shotgun sequence genome encodes:
- the LOC121302083 gene encoding major prion protein-like: MRCSGVLALSWASLLLLATLTPVVQSRGGRGGSRGGGLRGRFGGGSKPKAPPPGGEHINRGSSNQGMKMAGAAAVGAVAGAAVGYGLGSMGRPRFHQRYGDDFSEEDQRGYYPDPMNGNRSMMLYEDQYRNEAGQHTASVSSLLGSLALVLLGTWMKA, encoded by the coding sequence ATGCGTTGCAGTGGCGTGTTGGCTCTCAGCTGGGCCTCTCTGTTGCTCCTGGCAACGCTCACCCCTGTGGTCCAATCGCGAGGTGGCAGGGGCGGGTCCAGAGGAGGCGGGCTGAGAGGCCGATTCGGGGGCGGATCCAAGCCCAAGGCCCCGCCCCCAGGGGGAGAGCACATAAACCGCGGCTCGTCCAACCAGGGCATGAAGATGGCGGGCGCGGCGGCGGTGGGGGCAGTGGCCGGGGCGGCAGTGGGGTACGGGCTGGGCTCCATGGGGAGACCACGCTTTCACCAGAGGTACGGAGACGACTTCTCGGAGGAGGATCAGCGCGGTTACTACCCCGACCCCATGAACGGAAACCGCTCCATGATGCTGTATGAAGATCAGTACCGCAACGAGGCCGGACAGCACACTGCCAGCGTGAGCAGCCTGCTGGGATCCCTCGCCCTGGTGCTGCTCGGGACCTGGATGAAGGCTTGA